A single window of Pyrus communis chromosome 10, drPyrComm1.1, whole genome shotgun sequence DNA harbors:
- the LOC137747917 gene encoding protein RGF1 INDUCIBLE TRANSCRIPTION FACTOR 1-like, with product MSLKFEDNNWIVGDTEIRNHIDVFFINLFKSKGPRPLKATLVGLSPIVSEAVNDKLLQAFTIEVIKVAVHKLGDLKTTGPNGFHESRNCWALRDILDNYCKASGQTINQQKSSLVFSANSSAHIIEKFGPANLLPHWLEVLLTEKFFNACIIHEEAKKNEKNVYCLDCCISLCPHCLNPHTSHRLLQIRRYVYNDVIRLDDAAKLFDCSSIQSYITNSAKVVFLNQRPPTKNCRGSGNVCSTCDRNLQDPFLFCSLHCKIDHVIRTEGCLSKYLRECKFMALPESGSDDGLMTHEDLEPAGSTRTSSGSYGLGEVGCLALACTARTEIVRKKRSNMSAYRAACRPVFSPVLEISAGLMNRRKGTPHRAPLY from the exons ATGAGTCTCAAATTTGAGGATAACAACTGGATTGTTGGCGATACGGAGATCCGGAACCATATTGATGTCTTCTTCATTAATTTATTCAAGTCTAAGGGCCCTCGGCCTCTTAAGGCTACTCTAGTGGGTCTCTCACCGATTGTCTCTGAGGCTGTCAATGACAAGCTGCTACAAGCTTTTACCATAGAGGTGATAAAGGTGGCGGTTCACAAGCTGGGCGATCTGAAGACAACTGGTCCTAACGGATTTCATG AGTCGAGAAACTGTTGGGCATTACGAGACATTCTTGATAATTATTGCAAAGCTTCCGGTCAGACCATTAACCAACAAAAATCTTCCCTTGTCTTCTCTGCCAACTCCTCAGCTCACATTATTGAAAAG TTTGGTCCTGCAAATCTTCTTCCCCACTGGCTGGAGGTCCTGCTGACTGAGAAATTCTTCAACGCTTGCATAATTCACGAGGAGGCAAAGAAGAACGAGAAGAACGTCTACTGTCTGGACTGTTGCATCAGCCTCTGCCCCCACTGCCTGAACCCTCACACCTCTCACCGACTTTTGCAG ATAAGGAGGTATGTGTACAACGATGTCATAAGGTTGGATGACGCTGCTAAGTTATTTGACTGTTCTTCCATTCAG tcATACATAACCAACAGTGCAAAAGTGGTATTTTTGAACCAGAGGCCACCAACAAAGAATTGCAGAGGCTCCGGCAACGTCTGCAGCACCTGTGACAGAAACCTGCAAGACCCCTTTCTCTTCTGCTCCCTCCATTGCAAG ATCGATCACGTTATAAGAACAGAAGGTTGCCTTTCCAAGTATCTCCGCGAGTGCAAGTTCATGGCTTTACCTGAATCCGGTTCAGACGACGGTCTGATGACACATGAGGATCTCGAACCGGCCGGTTCAACCCGAACCTCTTCAGGCTCATATGGGTTGGGCGAGGTGGGCTGTTTGGCCTTAGCTTGCACTGCCAGGACTGAAATTGTGAGGAAAAAGAGAAGTAACATGTCGGCATATCGGGCTGCTTGTCGGCCGGTTTTTTCACCCGTGTTGGAAATCTCGGCCGGGTTGATGAACCGGAGGAAGGGGACTCCACACCGGGCGCCGCTGTATTGA